From the genome of Deinobacterium chartae:
TCGGTGTTGACCGGGAAGTCGTAGCTCGAGGGGCGCGCGGCGTGCGCGAACAGCAGGCCGCTCTCGATGTGCCAGTGGCGCAGGTTCTGATCCATCCACAGCAGGGCGCGCTCGAGGTTGCGGGTGCCGAACTGGGCTATGGTCTGCCGTCCGCCGTTGGCAATCCAGGTGCGCATCATGGCGCGGTCTCCGCGTAAAACGGCCTCGAGGGCCATCTGATCGTGGTTTCCCATCAGACAGATCGCCCGGCCCCGGGCGTGCAGGGCACGCAACACCCGCAGTACGCCCGGTGAGTCCGGTCCCCGGTCGAAGTAATCGCCCAACAGCACAAAACGGCGGCCGGGAAAGGCACGGATGGCACAGGCCAGCAGGGTGCTGCGTCCGTGCACGTCCGGAATCACCACCGGAGCCCGGTGCAGGTCCGCCGTATGCGAAGCGTGGACCGTCCAGCCTTGCGCACGCTCCACCCCGAATGTCATAAGCCCATCATGGCTTTCCTCCAAAACAGATGCACCTCTTGGGGGTTATCTGTACCTTCATGCTTTGTTCAGCAGGCCTTCTTGCTTCTCAGCGTTTTAAAGTGTTCTAGAGTAGAAAAAATCAAACGCAACAGGAGGCAGATGATGCGAGCCGGGCTGGGCTGGGTGATGGCAGCGTTACTCATGGCAGGACCTGTTCAGGCACAAGACCTGCGCCTCACCCCGGTCGCGCAGGCGCGCCCCGCCCCTGCGCTGCAAGATGTGTTCGTCAGAGCGCGTCCGGCCACCGTGCAGATCGAGGAACGCCGCCATCCCGAACAGGACGAGCCCGACGGGGCAGGCACCGCTTTTTTCATCTCGGCGGACGGTCTGGCCCTGACCGCCTACCACGTGGTGGAGGGTCCGGGTTTTTTCCGAGCACGCCTGCCCGGCGGTGAGCAGCATGACCTCGAGGTGATCGGCTTCGATGCGGCAGCGGATGTGGCCCTGCTGCGGATCCGAGTCGGTCAGACCGTGCCCTTCCTGCCGCTGGCCGGGCGCGCACCCAGAATGGGCGACGCCCTGGTCGCCATCGGCAACAGCGGCAACGACTTTCTGGGCGCGCGCTACGGTCAGGTGGTGCAACTCGGTGTGGCGTCCTCACGGGCGGACTTTCCCAGCGGGACTTTCGAGCTCAACGCCCCGCTGGCCCCGGGCGACTCGGGCGGACCGATCCTCAATGCCCAGGGCGAGGTGGTGGGCATCGCGAGCTACATCCGGCTGAGCG
Proteins encoded in this window:
- a CDS encoding metallophosphoesterase, giving the protein MTFGVERAQGWTVHASHTADLHRAPVVIPDVHGRSTLLACAIRAFPGRRFVLLGDYFDRGPDSPGVLRVLRALHARGRAICLMGNHDQMALEAVLRGDRAMMRTWIANGGRQTIAQFGTRNLERALLWMDQNLRHWHIESGLLFAHAARPSSYDFPVNTDHLWHRPGEHPLHPLPPGCRLSLHGHTPQEQVKLERDALYLDLGMSRLVALDLETRRLTIFR
- a CDS encoding S1C family serine protease; amino-acid sequence: MMRAGLGWVMAALLMAGPVQAQDLRLTPVAQARPAPALQDVFVRARPATVQIEERRHPEQDEPDGAGTAFFISADGLALTAYHVVEGPGFFRARLPGGEQHDLEVIGFDAAADVALLRIRVGQTVPFLPLAGRAPRMGDALVAIGNSGNDFLGARYGQVVQLGVASSRADFPSGTFELNAPLAPGDSGGPILNAQGEVVGIASYIRLSDEGISAYAVPVRSGDPLLADLRSGAQRDVPVIGIFALDAPISPAAFPRLGLGPKPGAVVSEVSKDSPADRAGLRPQRSERDENGNLRLIADVIVAIDGQPTPDFTTLLQLVRSRRIGERVVLTVQRGNQELQIPLVLEGKAQAERRNAPAR